The Cynocephalus volans isolate mCynVol1 chromosome 5, mCynVol1.pri, whole genome shotgun sequence genomic sequence caggcaggagtgaatggattataagtggtggtcaggggcatggttctgagggctttaaaaggagagtgaatgaggaggttactctctgctctgccctctctgcttccaccatcttgcaatgtgagacctctgggtcactgtcatcaccaccagatggactttggacttcccagcctcagaaactgtaagcaaattatgttttcttataaatcacccagtttcgggtattttgttataagcaacagaaacggactaatacatacacTAAGCATATTGAGACACTCATTGTGATCCACCTCAGatatttgccttaaaaaaaaactaaagcctTAAATCTATTAAATTccaacataaaatgtttaaagtcaGCTTAAAGTTGTGCATTTTGAGGACAATTAGCTGTACTCATTACCCACCAAAACCAGACCACGCCATTGgtcacctcctctctcctctggctACAAGTAAATCAAATCCAAGTTGTAAAGTGTGAGAAACAATATGCTTTGATCAAGTTGTTTTATCACTGGGGCCTTTATTACCAAGCTTCAAGATATATCTCATTTCTaatgtatttttacaaatatttgtttaaagccAGTGACATAATTTGATATACATGTATTCTGTGTATAAAATTTCAACACAACATTTCCAGGTATATACCAGTCTATCACATGATATTTAGCTGTCTGAAGGTGAATGTGGTGGTATCGTTAGCTGATGATGTTGACTTACACACAAGGAAGCAGGTCAGGTGTGAAGAAGGAATCCTGAGATTTATAGGAGACCTGCTTCTAATGAAAGCAAGAGTTCCAGGACTTAACCCTGGTGATCAGTGGAGTTGTATTTGGCCCAACAAGGCATAATCTCCAAGGGACTTGGAAAGCTCCAGTCACAACTTAGGAAATATCTCTCACTCTCTATGAAGCTCTGTGCTGCCATCTGATAGGCAGaacaagacagaaaggcagatgTCATCCAGGAAAACAAGCAGTGTAGGCTTTGGATCTGGTCATAATGATAGGGACCCAGCATCCTTCTCCTAAAGCATCACTGTTTCTCTGAGCTGTGCCCTCAGCCCCACACTCATCACTCCACACACTCTGCCTGGCCGGACTCAACCACATAGCAGTTTCAGCTACAGTCTCCATGCTTATGCTGCCTTTATGGACAAAttgtccttcccttctctcctgctctctcctgAGCTTCACATCCATTTTCCCAATGGTCTTCTGAACATTTCCATTTGAATATAATGCAGAAACCTCAAACCCAGTAGGTCCAAAATCAAGCTCATGTTTTTTCCTCtaatcttttctctcctcctttattTCCTATCACCCGCTGGTTGATATCCACATCTGCCCATGTTAAAAGCTTAGGAATCATCCTTTACTATTCCTCGCCATCCATATCCAATCAATCAACAGTGTTGTTCTTATTCTTATGGTCATTCCATTGCACCTCTTTAATACTTTATGAATTTATATTCTCTTCTCCAACTTTACTCTCTGTCCTAATCGAGGACATCATCTTTTACTTTGACTATTCTAAACTTTTCCTAACTGACCTGGTGCTCAACTCGCCATCCTCAAATAAAGCCTCTTAAAAGCTACCAGAGAGATCTgcctaaaatagaaattaaaatatatcatttcccTTCCTAAGATCCTCCAGTGGTTGCCCAGTATAGAGCGATTTTTGAACAGCCACTATGGACACAAAAAGACAGTGGAAAAAATAGTAAGAGAAAATTATTACTAACCTAAAActttatacataaataaacaatctATCAAAAGTGGgggacaaaaaaaaccccactttcaGCCATACAAGGACTAAGAGAGATCCAAACTCCAAATGAATTGCTAAAGATTTATTTTGGCACGCAGAAAAATGGAACCAGAGTGAAGACatgctatatttaaaatattataaagcacAGATATCGGATCATACGAGTCAgtaaattaattttctatttagtaaaaaaaaaaaaaaaaaaaaaaaaaatcctaaattttgtgtttaataGAAAAGTGGAATTGACAGCATAGGTAACAATAGCAAGAGTAAGAGGAATTGTTTAGTGTGTAGTTGAAGCTTCTAAAAGTCTTTGTCATTCCagggagagaacaaaaatatGGAACGAACTtaagtttttaaagataatttatagttaaatatgtagatgagaaaattaaggataatatccaataaaaataaaataaaatctacagaTAACAAACAGAAGAagctaaacaaaataaagaaaaattggggTTAAAGAGAAAGTCAGGAAAGGAAGTGTTTTTCAAAAGCAACGAAATAGGTTCGCCCTACCGtccccgctgctgccgctgccgtgAAGGGCGAGCGCCGGGCCGCCCGCGCGTCCTCCGGAGACCGAGCCGGCGCCGGTGACTGTTGCAGAAACCGAGGCGCCGGGGCCGCTCTAGCGCGCAGGCCGAGAAGGACGAGGAACGGAGCCCCGGCCGCGTCCCCCGGGTCGCAAGCGGTGGCGTCGCTGAGGAGGCCCCGAGCACGTCCCGCGGGCCGGGCGGCTCGCAGGAGGCCCTGGGCTCCGCGTCGCAGGCCGCCCCCTCCGCGGGTCCCAGGACCCAGAAGCAGCTAGAGCTGAAGGCGGCCGAGCTGGTGCAGTTCTTGCTGGTTAAGGACCGGAAGAAGATCCCGGTCAGGCGGACCGACGTAATGAAGCACGTCGTCGGAGACTACAAGGACCTCTTCCCGGACCTCCCCAGACTGGCTGCCCAGCGCCTCCAGTACGTCTTCGGGTACCAGCTGGTGGAGCTTGAGCCCGAGAGCAACCCCTACATCCTGATGGACGCCCTGGAACCCGTGGAGGAGGATGCCGAGGTGAGGGGCGATCAGGGCACACCCACCACCGGCCTCCTGAGGATGGCTCTAGGGCTTATCTTTATGAAGGGCAACACTATCAAGGAGACCGAAGTCTGGGACTTTCTGCGGCGGTTGGGGGTGTACCCCACCAAGAAGCACTTAATTTGGGGGGATCCAAAGAAACTCATTACTGAAGACTTTGTGCGGCAGCGTTACCTGGAGTCCCGGCGGATACCCCACACTGATCCTGTAGACTATGAATTCCAGTGGGGCCCGCGAACCAACCTAGAAACCAGCAAAAGGAAAGTTCTCAAGTTTGTGGCCAAAGTGCATAATCAAGACCCCAAGGCCTGTGAAGCTTTGTCAGATGAGGAGAAGAGGGCCCGACCTGCGCCTGAGCCTAGTGGCCGAGCCCCATCCTCTTGAAATCTGAAATGGATTCAGAGGGACTCCTGGGACAAGGGTCTGGGACCCAAAGACACAGTGCTGAAGGAATTAGGGATaggagggacggagggagcaTATTTCTGTAACGCCTAAATGTGTGTAGCTTTAGGATGTGTtggcagagttttgtttgtttaatattgtGAGTTGTTTGGTTCCAAATTTTCACTTATAAACAGATTAGaagagcatttattttgttttgatttgttttatcttttttggtaTAAAATTTTTGCTAGCTTAGTAACTGGAAAACTGTACTATGATCTGGAACAGATATTTAGGAAAGAACACGAGTAAATTGCTTTGGTgccaggaaaataaaagcaaagtagcTATTATCTGGTCTCTTAACTACTTCAGTTtgtgagcaaaaataaaagtctttataatgtacataatatattttctctagataatttttttatattcacaaTTACTCAGCTCTGTTGCTGACgacttatttccattttttttctttttttgctactgTAGTTAtaataaatactgtattttgAAGCAGGTAAGCAGAGTTTATTAAATTGTAGGACatgagaaaattttataattcaaaaccagtatctttaaaaaaagtttttgctaCATGTTATTAAGGTAGTGTGTTTTAGAAGTTGCTTTACTTTGTGTATATGtgcgtatatgtatgtatgtatattggATCATGATGTAAAATCTAATCTCTCACTGTGGGTCCCAGAAAAGTTTATAAAACAGTGGCAAAGTGATTAACGAAGCCTGCTCGggaatcagactgcctgggttcagataTGAGTTGAGGTAGGTTCCTTAGCCTGTGTACCGACATTTCCTGATGTGTAAAGTGGGCTGATGATGCCTATATTATGTGTGCTAGTGTGATAATTATATATGGAAATTTATATAGTTCTTGGCATGGTCCTTGGTGTGGAGGATTTAGTTCtttgttccttaaaaaaaattttttttttctaaagatggccggtaaggggatcttaacccttgactcagcacctcactctcccaagtgagccatgggccagcacttgttccttaaactttttaaaaatcttttttttattctccttGGTCTggagctgctttttttttttttctcttcttctttaatTATCTTCTAAATCATTGCTAGAAGAGCAATTACTGGTTGAAAAGTTACGACTGTATTTTTCTAGTCTGGCTCCATTTTAtggttttatagaaaaatatgacGGGTATGGTGAGTACAGCCCTCACAGAACAATAAGAGTAGGAAAGCTCGAAGGTCTCCCCCAGGCTTTGAGAGAGCATTATAGATAGTGAAAAGTGGGTGTGTTTTGAGGTTGTCTAAAAAACCAGGTTTGAGTTATGGCTCATGCTAACTCGCCAGCATGGTGATTTAGAGGTAGGTCTTAAGTTCTTTGAAtctcaatttctttctctgttaaatGGGATAAATAATAACTATGTTATAGCTTGTTATATAGATTATACGAGCCAGAAGAAAAGTTAATTGTCTTGTTTTCCTCCATAATCCCTAGCAAAATGCTGTTTATATTCAGAGATTCAACACATGTTTTATTCACTGAGTGATAGGTATAGTTGTTTTGGGGGGAAGTGATGCAAATTAACCAGGAAATGAGGTGTCAGTACTTTGCtcaggataaaaaagaaatgtgaacttCACCCACACAACTAACTGTCATCTAGAAAATCTGTGGGGGCTATGTGGTGAGAAAGGGGGAATGTGATAGGTTGCTGGGTTTTATTTCGTTCTGTTGAATTGGGATTTGCATCAATGGATTATAGTTGGTCCTTGAAGGCATTTCTTCTTGATCTGCATTTTATTTCAGTGTCTAAGTTACCTTCTGAGATCAAATTGGCCTGCATTTTATTTCAGTATGTAAATTACGTCCTGCCTAGTGGGTCCCCTTACCTCACTGACTCTGCTTTCTCCTCCTCATGTGCTCTAATATTCATGTTTTCATCTTAATGGTGAAAATTATCATTACCCAGCACTCACTGCCAGTTACATCTGAGGCAAACATCTTCTCCCATGCTTTTCTCAAAGTGATATTAACAATTTCCCATCAATGAGTTACcattttgttttaggttttaaagtataaaacattAGAGACTAAATCGagcccttatttctttttcttctcactctCCCCAGAAGTAGTAAAAGTCTGTGGTTAGCATGccactttataattttaaaattttactatgtTCGTTTATATACATAAACTATATGGTTATATTGTGGGCTTTGACAGTTTATATAAGTTGTATATTGTAACCTTTTGCAACTTAATGTTTTCACTTACCATTAGTTTTCGAAATTTAGCCATATTCCATATAGTGTAGAtctgattcattcattttagTTCTTTCATATAGGGGAGAAAAtaagtttgtttatccattccctaGTGGCGAGGCAGTTAGGTTCTTTACAGTCTTTTGCTATTTGCAGGCAATGCACAGGTCCTTAAGCACGTGAGCCAGAGCTTCTCCTGCCAGAAACATAGAGCAATCGGGCTATTGCCAAATTGCCGTGGAGCTTGTATCAATAGCACTCCCACCCCTTGTGAACATTTGGCCTTAGCAGCATCTTTTCAGCCATTCGGTGGATGTGTAGTGATAATTGGTTATGGTATTAAATTGCACCTTTTGCTtattagtgatgttaaacatttttgcttttgtttgttggaCCAGGTTTCAAATCCATTAgaccctttttaaattttaattaatttgtaagACTTCTTTATATGTCTGCACATTAATCCATTGTCTGCTGTATCTAATGCAAATACCCTCTCACACATTtttaccgttttttttttttttttttttggtcatataCATGATTTGGTTTTAATCTGTCACAATCATCAGTGTTTTAAGGGTTGGGTTTTTTGAATAGTGCTTTAAAGAATTCTCCCTAATACTAATATTGTAacagtgttttcaatatttttttgttaaGTATTCAAAGTTTTGATTTTCACACTTaatgtttttaatctgtttttgtgtatgatgtgaagtatggatatatatttgtatttttcctccATGGCTAGCCTAACAATTTTTCATAGTTTATCTATTCTACACTGATTTATAACACCCTTTCTATTCACAGTGtctacatataaataaatttttggctaggactgaaaaaaaaaaaagcaaagaaataggatgataaatataaaatgggaagaagatgttttcaggctggccagttagcttaattggctagagtgtggtggtgataacaccagggtccaaggttcaatccctgtgctggccagccaccaaaaggacaaaaacaacCAAAGTAAGGAAGATGTTTTCAACAAGTACAAATACAACAGTAAcaagaataatttcaaaaaatttaaacttatcaattaaaaacacacattatCTACTTGtcttgaatataaaaataaaatcaagattcATGCTGCTAAGACAAACCCAAACAGTACCAtagacatattttaaagttttaaaataaagtgcagaaaaataatattaaaatacctTTGAAAAAACAATTCATGTGGGAGTATTTATATCAGAAGAATAGAATGTAAATTCAAAAGCATtaatagacataaagaaagagacgACATCTATATGAAAAGAATAACATCCCCAAAACTCTAACAATTATAAACTTGTACACACTTGAtggatttaaaatttctaaagcaTTATCTGACAGAATTATAATGATAATGAAcagatataatataaaaatatataattataatgaaCAGATCTAGACATGATTGGtgatttatcaaataaaaaagactgaagataAACGAAATGAGATAATCgaaaagattaaaaaagtaaCCCTGAGGAAAATAAGAGTAGGCCAATAAAAAAGCTAAGATAAATATGAGAAAGCAAAATcgtacacagaaaaaaaattagtggagTGGTTTCATGGAGACAAGTGCAGCAGATGTATGttgaaaaaaatgagtgaaaagatCAAACTGAAgcaaaactaataaaagaagcaaagaaggcaAGTATTAATCAATgttggaaatgaaaaaaggaacgTAACTATAGATTTAGTTGTATTtccaaattataataatatttttatttttttaaatagatacatAAACACCTATCAAACAATACACAAAAAACACACTGGTTTCCTCCAGGGACAACTAGGTTGCTGAGAGGCAGAAGCGAGAGGCAGAAGTGGAGGcagattttattttgaacaatgtgaatgtattgtctgttcaataaaactttaactgaagaaaataagcttaaaaattacaaatataatataATGCCATGACCAAGTCAActcagctcattttttaaaatatgaactcaattaaaaaatggaattattggataatcaataacaatcaaaaattaaattaaaaaatgtgtttccctCCACTCACTCCTcctaagaaaaatgacaaaaattaccgccagaactcttacaaatcaatgagaagaaaaaaaaaatgacccaaaggaaaaaatggacaCAGTACAGGAACAGGCAATGGCAATTCACAGAAGATAAAACCCAAATGGTTAACAGAAATATATGGTGCGGGCGAGACAAAAAAAGCTCAAATGTGCTTGTATTTAGGAGAATTCTAATTAAAGAGATATCATTTCATTGCattggcaaaatttaaaaaatctgacagTACATGGGTGGAAAGGGTGTGGGTCAAAGCAATTCTCCTACATAGCTGTTAGGAAAGAATTGACACATCTCTTGGCACAGTGCGGTGTCACTTTTAGAAAATGTGTGCCCTGGGATTCAGGGATTCCTCTCCTGGATGTATATTCTCAAGTGAAATTCTCACCTGTGTGCACAGGATGACATGCTCAAGAATAATCATCATAGCCTTGCTTACAGTAGAGTTAACCGGAAACAACGTAAAtcacaagaataaataaattttgttacaaTCATGCAAAGGACGTCTATAcagcaataaaatcaataaactagAAAGAGACAGGTATAGAGATAGATGAGTCTCAAAGACAATGTTCCGAGAAAATAAAAGTTGCAGAAGGTGTGAAGTATGATACATCTATATAAagcttaaaatgataaaaagattatacattgtTTATGATtacatatatacagaaaacatattcaaatatagatggaaattatcagTCACAAATCAGAGAGGGCTTGGAATGGAGTTCACACAGGGACTTAATCACATGTAAGAcgtgttttaaaagaaaagatgtgaAGCAAATAAGGTAAAATAGTAAAAACTGGCAAAGCTGGGAACTGGGTACTGGTGTATGTTATGTTACTTTCTGTATGAcatgtttgaaatatttgataatttcaaaaataaaattaaaggcttACTCCAGGGCTTATTACCAGTGGCAATACTTGCAGTGGCAGTGCTATGTGGGTAGCACTACATCTGTTCCTTTACTGCAGTCATTGCCAATCTATCCCCTACTATTGCTACTAGAGGACCCACCTCCTTAAAGAAACTTGTAATCTTTCCGTAAAGGAAATAACCCTTTTGTGAAAAAGATAACAATCTCTAATATATCTCTTCTATAAAGGGGAACTTTTATagatggaatattttttaaaactttacttgTTTATTCAGTGCTTGATTAAACCAGTCTTTGAAAACAAAgaactatataataaaattaactacattatttgagaactttcttttgagaacattttctttcGTGGCCATGTTTTGGTTACCAATCTTGCAAGCATGCAAGAAagattaaaatctaaaaataagaaccaaaagaagtcaaactatccaaaaaaaaaaaacccaaaaaactaaaaaacatatttttatttttttattaatatcatttttttaatattctaggatgttgttgtggagcagttggtgggggggaaggggaaggaaatgggatagaagaaggaggaaagaggaggagtgggattgaggcctgtcaCACCACCCCCCCATTACCATAGGGGAGACCAGGTGGCTTCCtgcagtgtcttggtcattgctgggctgggagcagatgtccagaggtgtggcaaaagccctcaccccaccAGCTCGGGAACcctgggcccttcttgctgcaacTCAGTGgtcagtggttgtcactgagcTGGTTGTGCATGTCGGACcagtgtggccgaggccctcagcccccaccctcaggattagttgtgggtgtcaggtggcatggctgaggcccctggccatcccccctttctggtttggtatcCCAGGGGTCTTCCGGACCTTCTAGGTgctataggtattctttggtgaaatgggaCTTTtgctagttaatatgaaactttgtctctggttgtgagtactttgtttttactttcatttctgtgttggattatttgctgttcccaccacttaaactcagcactggaactaatttgctgtcctttgcttacgtCTAcaatgggggatcttcctgtggggaccagtacttgagctgtgtggttgagctaaactgctgctttgctgctgtttctctagggaaggctttctgggcagctcagggtttaatggatgactttacaggtacttctggctctcatgagatccTGTATAtcagggttgtgtagaaactctggtctgggcctgagttttttcatcaaactgcaccccttgcaattctatattcctgaccagtctcctctgagtggtcctgtgctgagtggggtgcagatcagctgtccttgctgtgccccacacagtgttcccccagtgggcccattcCCCccccacctgtgctgcaaacacttcccatgggatgggccgtgcttcagtcccttgcaatgactcaccagcctgtgagtggctcctttttttcagttgttgttgcTCCTTTGtcctatgtgggttcacaggaaccctgttagttgtcttgctggcctgggggccaccaaggccctcttctcccctgctgcctccaagaacttcatctgaagggcccAGCTCTGgcctttgccagctcctgtttcatgcactcagcagctccagcccggacatggctggggctcaaaacagtcagagcggttctttctttctctcattgtggcttctccggCCTTCGGgcactccatgggtctctcctccttttccctgagctctaggtgccccagcttggctgttgttgcttcttTACAGTtgtaattggttgatttgtgggagacagtgatgctggggaccatctattccaccatcttgaccaaaagtccatatttttaaaatactaaggcCGTAGTGAAAGACTCATGTTTCAAggaagtaattttatatttacttatgtaaCAGACGATGTGATGTGAAAACTCATATTCCTGTCAATGATTACGTTCTTTTTAAGTGATatggtatataaaataattaatattaataatattaaataattaatattaacattGACAAAGACTTAATACTTCTTACCCAGTTTTATATAACACAAACTGAAACATTAGCAATAGAATCCTGGGGGGAAATAAAGTCAATCAACCCTGAGAAGAGTGTGGGGCAGACACAGCTTCTTAATCCACTGGGGCACAGgtgtttttctctgcttctttctctgcaGAGTCAGCTGTATTATTGATGCCtgattctgttttctctgctttagCCATTAAACAAACTAAAATTCAGGCGAAAGCCAAGTGtggctttccttgtttttgtgtTCATCCGAATATAAGGAAGTTTAATCACCTATTAAGAAACAAATCTGTTATCTAAAATGTTGACAATATTACATATGCAGGtaatttttctttagaacaaTGAGACAATTGGAAGAATTGAAAAGGTCAATAATTCTGTTTTCGGAACCTTTTGTTTGGTTGTGAATTatgaaaaatgcatttctttatatTAACCTATTTACATAATTCCCTCAGATACGGCCATTTGCTCTATatgtattagtttttttcttgtttcaatctataattttctttattttcttcttccagataACACTGTTGTCTAACATTCGTAGTGGGATggaattagcaaatatttattgagtatttactatctccaagaaataatattttaagttcaAAAAGAGATGACAAGATTATAGAATCTAGTGGTAAATGAATGGAGGATTGTTATGCATTGTTTGAAGCTTTTctccatgtttaaaatttttataataacttgCTTGGAGACAATAATCAATCATATGAGAAACGAAATATTCTGAAAAGTGAGGAATtgacagaaaaagttttctggaAAGGAGTTATAGTCTCTCTTTCCTGCATAATTTTTCCTCTTGCATCCTTACACACGTGTGCAAAGGGGGCTGAATCCAGGTTGTCTGCAGCTTTCTTCCTATGCTCAGGGTGATGTTCCCCAGTACTGTCCCTGACATCACCATGAGAGAGCACGTGAGGTCATAATGAGGCCATGTGCCCTGGTTCTGCCAGCCCCTCTTTGACTGTGGCAGATTCCTACCACTGACTGACCCACCCGGGGGGAAATGGTCAGGATTTACCTGGGTTGACATGTTTCCTCTAATGTCTTCTAAGGCTGCATTGCAAAAACCacttttctgttttgtctctgcactgcctgtcttttcttttcctaattccaagtcattcttttttttagtaaCTCCAGCATTTATTTGTTCTGAAACTTTGCATCTGAGAAAACTCGCATTGGAAAAATCCACATAGTTTAGAATTACACATGAGGAAAAATGGGATTTCCAGataagaattttgtttgttttcatcttcATGAAAGAGAAGCACCTACATTCCTACTTATTCTGCcttaaattagaaaatgacaCATCTTGCATACTGCTACTAATGTCATTAATAAGACTTACCCACTCCCCTGTGAAATACACGGACGGCGAAAATGTCTATTATTGTTTATCAAATAATAACATTAGTGGAAAATTACCTACATCT encodes the following:
- the LOC134378912 gene encoding non-structural maintenance of chromosomes element 3 homolog — protein: SPGRVPRVASGGVAEEAPSTSRGPGGSQEALGSASQAAPSAGPRTQKQLELKAAELVQFLLVKDRKKIPVRRTDVMKHVVGDYKDLFPDLPRLAAQRLQYVFGYQLVELEPESNPYILMDALEPVEEDAEVRGDQGTPTTGLLRMALGLIFMKGNTIKETEVWDFLRRLGVYPTKKHLIWGDPKKLITEDFVRQRYLESRRIPHTDPVDYEFQWGPRTNLETSKRKVLKFVAKVHNQDPKACEALSDEEKRARPAPEPSGRAPSS